Proteins encoded together in one Bacteroidetes Order II. bacterium window:
- a CDS encoding SDR family NAD(P)-dependent oxidoreductase, which yields MAFIDRMLKHGKTTMRNNLTFFILGGYGGAGFPIARLLLQETPHQVVIAGRSLKRAQEAANQLNNTFSGERALAKRADATDEASLREAVQSANVMVSCTSATEHALTVARVALENGMDYLDVHYPHSVWKDLQTLELKILEKKRLFITQAGFHPGLPAAFIRALAPDFDECDRATVGMLMKIRDVGTVSSAGELVDGIGDYRAWVYRNGGWKKATWQDRVKIDFGPEYGVQTCMPLWFEEMRSLPEAFGLKETGTYVAGFNGFVDNVLSPLIMGLYKIRKGLGRKLLSKLLIWGSNTFTSPPLGVWFTTEISGRRNGQPHSNRILAFHPDAYEMTAIPAVACLLQYASGVLHQTGLHLMGHAVNPQTLLQDMTRMGVKITN from the coding sequence ATGGCTTTTATTGACCGGATGCTAAAACATGGGAAAACGACCATGCGTAACAACCTGACCTTTTTTATCTTGGGTGGATATGGGGGAGCGGGTTTCCCCATTGCGCGGCTATTGTTGCAAGAAACCCCACACCAAGTCGTCATTGCCGGACGAAGCCTAAAACGTGCCCAAGAAGCCGCCAATCAATTAAACAATACCTTTTCTGGAGAGCGTGCCTTGGCGAAGAGGGCGGATGCCACAGACGAGGCGAGTCTCCGAGAAGCCGTACAATCAGCAAACGTTATGGTTTCTTGTACCTCGGCCACCGAACATGCCCTTACGGTTGCCCGTGTTGCCTTAGAAAATGGCATGGATTATTTGGATGTGCATTATCCCCACTCGGTTTGGAAAGATTTACAAACGTTGGAGCTGAAGATTTTAGAGAAAAAGCGCCTCTTTATTACACAAGCTGGTTTTCATCCGGGATTGCCTGCGGCCTTTATTCGGGCCTTAGCGCCAGACTTTGACGAATGTGACCGTGCGACGGTGGGGATGTTGATGAAAATCCGTGATGTGGGTACGGTGTCCTCGGCTGGCGAATTGGTGGATGGCATCGGGGACTATAGGGCTTGGGTTTATCGGAATGGGGGCTGGAAAAAAGCTACGTGGCAAGACCGCGTGAAGATAGACTTTGGGCCGGAATATGGGGTACAGACCTGTATGCCGCTATGGTTCGAGGAAATGCGTAGTCTTCCCGAAGCCTTTGGGCTTAAAGAGACCGGGACCTATGTGGCTGGTTTTAATGGATTTGTGGATAATGTCCTATCACCGCTCATCATGGGGCTGTACAAAATCCGCAAGGGTTTGGGACGAAAGTTGTTGAGCAAATTGTTGATCTGGGGGAGCAATACCTTTACATCGCCCCCTTTAGGCGTTTGGTTTACCACCGAAATTAGCGGTCGCCGTAACGGACAACCACATTCTAACCGTATTTTGGCCTTTCATCCTGATGCCTACGAGATGACCGCCATCCCCGCCGTTGCGTGTTTATTACAATATGCTTCGGGGGTCTTACACCAAACGGGCCTACACCTCATGGGACATGCCGTGAATCCCCAAACCCTCCTCCAAGACATGACACGAATGGGTGTAAAAATAACAAATTAA
- a CDS encoding tryptophan-rich sensory protein, which produces MNSLIPLLLFIAFSFGAAVIGGQFSPQSEWYEALKKPDWQPPGYLFGLVWTPLYVLIGVSGWLAWRKGGFVGAPLAFGVYVLQWLLNAAWSWLFFGLHEMQWALYEIFVLWVLIGVNIWLFWRIDAWAGGLLVPYWIWISFATLLNYTLVQLNR; this is translated from the coding sequence ATGAATTCACTTATCCCATTGCTTCTTTTTATTGCCTTCTCTTTTGGTGCAGCCGTCATTGGAGGCCAATTTTCCCCACAATCGGAATGGTATGAGGCATTAAAAAAACCAGACTGGCAACCACCGGGTTATTTGTTTGGCTTGGTATGGACACCCCTTTATGTATTGATTGGGGTTTCTGGCTGGTTGGCGTGGCGGAAGGGGGGATTTGTGGGTGCACCGCTTGCTTTTGGGGTTTATGTGTTGCAGTGGTTGCTAAATGCCGCTTGGAGTTGGTTGTTTTTTGGTTTACACGAAATGCAGTGGGCTTTATACGAAATCTTTGTACTCTGGGTGTTGATTGGGGTAAATATATGGCTGTTTTGGCGGATTGACGCTTGGGCAGGCGGACTTCTTGTGCCTTATTGGATTTGGATCAGTTTTGCAACGCTACTCAATTATACCCTTGTTCAGCTAAACCGATAG